ATGGCTTGACTGAGTTTGCGTCAGCGATCCGAGGACCAATCACGTCCGTGTTGTCTCAAAACCAGCGAGCCGAGGGTGGACGCTGGGAACAGCTTCGACAGCGAATCAGTGGCCTGACTCCCAGTCGAAAACTTGCGGTTTTGATCGTGTCGGTCACGGCAGTGGCGGCAATGTTCGTTCCGGTGACTCACAACGTCACCTCTGATTTTGAAGTCCAACCGACGACTCGCAACTTCCACGTTGCACCATTTGATGGATTGCTTCGAGAGATGAACGTCGTCGCCGGAGACGAAGTGGTCCCTGCTCAATGCTTGGCGAGGATGGAAGATCGCGAACTGCTGTTGCAAATCGACGAACTGAACGCCAAGCGTTTAGAGCTCGCCAAAAGCCAAGACCAGGAGTGGATCGCTCACCGAGCCGCCGAAGCGGTCGCGGCAGGCCTGCAGATCGAGCAAATCGACGCCAAATTGTCTCTTTTCAACCAACGGCTCGCACGCACAGAGTTGAATGTTTCCAAGGCTGGCATTGTCTTGCAGGCTCCCTTGGAAGATCGGCAAAACGTTCCGGTCCATCAAGGCGACGTGATCTTTGAGATCGCACCGCTGGAACAGTTGCGGGCAGCTGCTTTGATTCCCGGACATGACATTCACCATATTCAAACTGGCATGCAAGTCGATCTGGATATTGACGGACTGGGCGGGTCGTCCATCATGGGAACCATTGATCGAATCATGCCTCAGGCGACCGCAGTCAATCAACAACACGGATTCATCGTGCATTGCACGATTGACAATCGCGATGGTCGTTTGCGACCGGGAATGAATGGAGTGGCAAAGGTTGATGCGGGCACCAAGTCGCTGGGCTGGGTTCTTTTCCATCGCCCATTTGATCGCATTGCAAGATGGTGGTGAACGATGTCCCAAGCATTCAATTCAACCACCGAACCATCCTTCTCTGGCAATCCATCGCCGACCGAGTTTGACGCGCGAACAGTCGACCTCATGTCGATCTCGCCAGAATTGCGTTCGGACCTGACGGTTGTCCGACACTTCTATCGCGGCTGCCCTTGTTATGTGATTGATGATCCAGCGAGCGGTCGGAACCATCGTTTGGGTGAATCAGAATACTCCTTCGCAACCGCATTGAACGGCAAACGAACGGTGGAGCAAGCGGTGGCGGTCGTCGCTCAACGTTTCGGACCAGAGGCTCTTGGCGACGATGAAGCCCTCGGGCTATTGGGCTGGTTGGTGGATACCGGGTTGCTGCACAGCCGGACGCGGAAGGGCCAACACGGCGAGTCAGAATCACAAAACAAGTTGGATCTCAATCGCCGTTCGCTCACTGTCGGAACATTGTTTCAACGTTTTCGCTTTGGGAATCCTGATCGCTACATCGCCGCAATCACGCAGCGGCTTTCACAACCGATCCTGGTGCTACTCGCGATCGCATCGGCACTCTGTCTTTTCACCGGCGCAACGCTATTCGCGGGTCATTTGGACGCATTGGAACGAACCGTTCGCCAAGCCGTTGTGAGTGATCGCCTGTTGTCCTTGATGTTCACCTTTGCTGGTTTGAAAGTCCTTCACGAATTCGGTCATGCGCTGGCGTGTCGCTTGTTCGGATGCGCCGTCCGCGGTTGCGGAATCGTGATGATTCTCTTTGTTCCAATGCCATACGTGGATGTTTCGTCGGTTTCACTTTTGACATCGAAGTGGAAACGCATTGCGGTTTCGTTGGCTGGAGTGTTCTTCGAATTGATGATCGCCTCTCTCGCGATGAACGTCTTTGCATCCACGAACGATCCATTGCTTCGATTGCAATGCGTCGACGTGATGGTTGCAGCTGCAATCACCAGCTTCGCATTCAACCTGAACCCGTTGATGCGCTTTGACGGCTACTACGCGATGGCTGATGGATTGGAAATCCCAAACTTGGCCACCCAAGGATCCCGCGCGTTGCGAGCCATCCTAGGGAGAGTCTTGATAGGAAAGGCAATCGGTCCCAACGAAATCGCCAACCCGAAAGGATGGATCATTGGGCACGGCATCCTGTCCGGAGTGTGGAGAGTATTCATCACTGTCACCTTGCTAATTGCAGCTTCCACCATGTTTTCGGGATGGGGACTCCTTCTAGTTTTCGCGGTCGCCTTCGGTTGGGCACAAAAACATCTTTCACTACTACTGAGCCACTTGATGGATCCAACGAAAGGAATCGCCATGCATCTCAGCACCAAACGCGTGGCGGCCATGGTCGCAGGAGTAGTTGGATTGGGGATATTCGCTTTGTTCGTTCCAATTGCCCGTTCCAAGCAACTTCCCACCAGCATACGATTGGCAGACACGCAGTCGATTCGGTGTGCTGAATCTGGATTTGTTGCGGAGGTCATGGTACGCGTTGGTGATCAGGTTCAAAAAGGTGACCCGTTATGCCAACTGACCAGCCCTGAACTGGAATCGGAATTGGCAATTGTCCAATCCAACCTCCGGTTATCCGCAAGCCACCTTCGTCGTCTTCATAGCCGTGGCGACATCGCAGGTTTCCAAGCAGAAACGGCGAATGAACAATCTCTTCGACGCCGACTCGATTCCGTTCGTCAGCAACTGGATTCGCTGTTGATCGTCGCACCGCAAGCTGGACAGATCGTCGAAGGCAACCTTGATGACTTGGAAGGTCGCTTCCTACGTCGCGGCGAAGCCGTTTGCACGATGGGCGACAATGAATCCGCCCATATTGTCGCGTTGCTACCCGCTGACCAATCGTTGCACTGGGAAACAAACTCGGTCCATCGGGCGAGGCTGTGGGTTGAAGGCCAACCCAGTCATCCAATGGACATCGCTTTGCAACTCGACTCAATGCAAGCAAGCGATCGGGTCGAGTTCACTGAGCTTGCTGCTTCCGTGGGCGGACCGCTTCCAGTTTATGCCGGTGATGAGTCCGGCGGACCGCGCTGGGTGAACCCTCAACTCAAATTGACAGCGACACTCGCTCTAGACTCGGTTGATTCCGCCAAACCGCAATTAGCGCCTGGCCAAGTTGCGGTATGCCGCATCCAAATGCCGAAGCAACCCATCGCGATGACGCTCCGCGATTGGTGGTTCTATGAAGCTGCGAACTAGTGGATTCACCCACTCAAGATGAACATGAAATAGTCGGATTTTCAAACCGACTGTTTCGGTTGGGACCTTCTGTACACCCATACGACATTCTCTTTCCTGAGCAAGAAGTTGTTTCGATACTGAGTGAAGTTGAATGTCATTGCCAAGGATGCCCAATTCTACGACTCGGCCTTTGCCCGTTTTCGTCCCCTTCTCTACTCAAGGATGTGTCGTGAGCCCGCTGCCTCCCAACTGCGACTCGATGACTCCCATGACGATGAACCGACGATCTATTTCTCATACTCAGTCGCTATCCAAATTTTTTCTCGCCTTCATTGCTGCCATCGTGCTCACCGGAGCCGGGCGCTACGGCTGGTCGCAATCCCCGGCCGCAAGTTTCGACGATCTGCAAGCGGTCGCAAGAGGCGTATCGTTGGACGCTCCTATACCTGAAACATCTATCTTTGATCACGGATGGTGGACACCACACGTTGGGTCCGCCTTGCAAGATCAAGATCTGCCGCAGGCCATCACGCTGGAACAAACCATCGTCGAAGCGTTGCAGCATTCAGAGCAGATCAAAGTATTCAGTGAGCTACCCCTGATTCGCGAAACAGCGGTCATTGAAGCGAGCTCGGCGTTTGACTGGAATCACTTCATGGACACCCGTTGGGATGACGTGAGCGAACCGATCGGCAATTCCTTGACCGCAGGTGCCGGTGCGACTCGATTCAACGATCACAATTGGA
Above is a genomic segment from Rhodopirellula bahusiensis containing:
- a CDS encoding efflux RND transporter periplasmic adaptor subunit, with the translated sequence MPASSNDAPTPVKIRPTQRVHSAEIPSGSDLELRQRIAVANAKLQSAAWLIEVLEDLSRCESFVSACHLVTDHLRRHLSAQRVVYIQAETDRPNRVVAVTDTPAIDQESDLARLYCQVAVECADSDQIRIASAVLAQPTESIVGYAQQQLSENQGDVLAIPLFDSQSEPLGCILIVGRVGTLVSHDGLTEFASAIRGPITSVLSQNQRAEGGRWEQLRQRISGLTPSRKLAVLIVSVTAVAAMFVPVTHNVTSDFEVQPTTRNFHVAPFDGLLREMNVVAGDEVVPAQCLARMEDRELLLQIDELNAKRLELAKSQDQEWIAHRAAEAVAAGLQIEQIDAKLSLFNQRLARTELNVSKAGIVLQAPLEDRQNVPVHQGDVIFEIAPLEQLRAAALIPGHDIHHIQTGMQVDLDIDGLGGSSIMGTIDRIMPQATAVNQQHGFIVHCTIDNRDGRLRPGMNGVAKVDAGTKSLGWVLFHRPFDRIARWW
- a CDS encoding biotin/lipoyl-binding protein, whose translation is MSQAFNSTTEPSFSGNPSPTEFDARTVDLMSISPELRSDLTVVRHFYRGCPCYVIDDPASGRNHRLGESEYSFATALNGKRTVEQAVAVVAQRFGPEALGDDEALGLLGWLVDTGLLHSRTRKGQHGESESQNKLDLNRRSLTVGTLFQRFRFGNPDRYIAAITQRLSQPILVLLAIASALCLFTGATLFAGHLDALERTVRQAVVSDRLLSLMFTFAGLKVLHEFGHALACRLFGCAVRGCGIVMILFVPMPYVDVSSVSLLTSKWKRIAVSLAGVFFELMIASLAMNVFASTNDPLLRLQCVDVMVAAAITSFAFNLNPLMRFDGYYAMADGLEIPNLATQGSRALRAILGRVLIGKAIGPNEIANPKGWIIGHGILSGVWRVFITVTLLIAASTMFSGWGLLLVFAVAFGWAQKHLSLLLSHLMDPTKGIAMHLSTKRVAAMVAGVVGLGIFALFVPIARSKQLPTSIRLADTQSIRCAESGFVAEVMVRVGDQVQKGDPLCQLTSPELESELAIVQSNLRLSASHLRRLHSRGDIAGFQAETANEQSLRRRLDSVRQQLDSLLIVAPQAGQIVEGNLDDLEGRFLRRGEAVCTMGDNESAHIVALLPADQSLHWETNSVHRARLWVEGQPSHPMDIALQLDSMQASDRVEFTELAASVGGPLPVYAGDESGGPRWVNPQLKLTATLALDSVDSAKPQLAPGQVAVCRIQMPKQPIAMTLRDWWFYEAAN